ACAAAACTACATTCGTCTCTGACTATCTTTTACGTGTTTCACTCTTCTGTCAGGCGGTGTAACTGCAAAATCGTTGCTCGCATTCTCTTGTATAGGTCCCTTCTTAAAACTGATTGTTTCAGTTACGGGAAACATAAACTTCGTCTTTTTATCAGACTGTATGAAGCAGCTCATCCATATAGAATGAAATGCATACGTAACTGGCTAAAAAGAAGTGAATTCCTTCGAGCTTACGTTTTACACCTTATGTTACTGTACGTGAATGAACGTTTTGTTACTGCCACACTTGTATTCAGGTGAGAATATTCTGTCAGAGTACAAAGACAAACATAATAACATATAATGtttatttcagaaaagttggagaTCGTCATAGTGACTCAACTGTTCTTTTTTCCGCAAGATTATCATAACCTATTCGACTTAACGTTTAACACGATTTCATCGTGAGTAAGCACTTTCGGCTATGCGTGAAATAATATTCTTGCTGAAAAGTAACTTCTGGAGTGTCGTCCTTGATGAATTTAACGCTGCTTCTCCACCCTAAAGTTTATTACGATGTCATCGTGATTCAGCATTTTCCGCTGCAAGTGtaataatattctttttaaaatgtattttttccGTGTGGGTCCGGAGTTGCGAGAGAGGGGCTTCAGGTTTCTCGAAGTAGTTGTTAAAGTAACAGATATATTTATATTATAGTGCACATCAACTTGATATAGTGGGATTTATTTCTGCGAGAAAAACGTTGTTGTATTAATTCACTATAGATactcggaaacgtggtggtatcaGGAATACACAGCAATCGTGGTATTGACTTAGCGTGCAAGTGGGCTCcgtttcattgacagaacactgaaagatgtaGCAACAATGCAAATACGAATACTCACATAAAGCTTTAACAGCCTGTTCTGCACCACTGATCAATAATGTCTACGATTTCCCCTTGAAATAACGGCAACAGAATGAGTAACGTAAATACTGATTACTTTTCTGTTTACTCATTCTTTCATATAAAATTTGAATGGATGGACATGGGAAGTATGCGATAGCAGGTCAAACGATATGCCCAGCAATAGAACTTCCCTCGTTCGAAGTATttagctttgagcaatgacgttgTGCAGCCGTGGACAAATGTTAATATTTGAGTAAAGAGTGAGAGAATCTGACAGCAAAATGACGTCGAGTCGGAAACAGACATGAGATCCACGCGatcagtgttctgtcaatgaagCGAAGACCACTTGTACACTAAGTTAATACAATGAAAGCTGTGTATGTCTGACACCGCCATGTTTCCGAATATCTACAGCGAATTAATATACTAACAATAACGTTTTTCTTGCAGGAATAGGTTCCATTATATCAAATTGATGTGTATTATAATGTAAAAATATCTGTTATATTAACAATTACTCCAAGAAAGCTGAAATCCTTCTCTCGCAGCCCCTGACTCACAAGGaaaaattttatgtgaaaaattgTAATGGTGCCTCGAGGAGCAGTGACTGGGTTCTGGATGACAAATAAATATCTTTCGTGATCCTGAATGTTACTCTTGCAGTACTGAGGCCTTCGTTACCCACGAATTAAAGACATGTCATTAATTTGATTATGTCGCACGAGGGACGTCGCACATATCGATATTACAGAACGCAGGAATCGTCGCACCGACAACCTTGAATGTCGAAGGAAACGATCTACGCAAAGATCAAGCTATTTAAGTCATTCCTAGGATAAAGAGTAAGATATTGTAGAATCTCATAGTGATGATGTGTTGGTAATATCGCTGTATTTTATAGGTTCAACCAAAAGACGTGGATCTATACATATGCGCTATATTTTCATTCGAAAGATAAAGGCCTTCAAATCCCAGTCTGGGAATTAAATTTTAACTTCTCCATCGTTTTGCTAAATTCCTTAACTATAAAATTGGGATGTTTGGTTTAAAAAGAccaagacagaaattccatcatgGTGAGGTATATCACAGGACTTATCGAAAATTACTATCTCAGGAAAAAATTAAATATTGCTCCAAATCCAAGTCGCGACGAGGGTTTCTGTGAGGTTTCCCATGACTTTCAGGCAAATATTCACATTTAGGAAGTCCTATAATTCACTCCCAACTCGTTGGAGTTTGACTGGAAAGCACTTTACAGTACTATGCCCCCTCATCCATGGGAGAGATCGAAAAACATCAAAACAGGACAAAAAATACCCTATATATTTGTCCTTCTTTATTGACAGATACGTCAACGCTTTCTTTCTAGGAAGTTATAAGTCGACAGAGGTCGGAATCAAATTATTAAAATAAGTTCTGGAGTGGTTCATATTCCCGCATTCACAGTAGTGAtacactgaagaacaaaagaagttggtacacctgcctaatatcgtgtagggccaccgcgagcacgctgaagtgccgcaacacagggtggtatggactcgactaatccctaaagtagtgctggaggaaactgacgccatgaatcttgcagggctgtgcataaatccctaagagtacgagggggttggagaacagcacgttgtaaggcattccagatattctcaacaatgttcatgtctggggagtttggtggtcagtaaaagtgtttaaaatcagaagtgtgttcctggagccagtctgtagcaattatagacgtgtggggtgtagtattgtcctgttggaattgcgcaagtccgtcggaatgcacaatggacatgaagggatgcaggtgatcacacaggatgcttacgcacgtgtcacttgtcagagtgtATCTAGAcgtcactccatctgcacactctcgacaccatttcagagcctctaacagtttgaacagtcccctgctgacatgcggggtccatggattcatgaaactgtcttcatattcatacatctccatccgctggatacaatttgaaacgaaactcgtccgacgagCAACATATTTCAAGTCATCAACATACCATTGCCGGTACTGACGAGGCACAAAGCTTTgggacgtgcagtcatcaagggtgcgcgtgtgggcgttcggctccgaaagatcGTATCTACGATGTTTCGTTGAGTAGTTCGCCCactgatgacacttgttgatggcccagcactgaaatctgcagcagcccACTTgtcattagtcccgttcttgcatgatctttttccggccacagcgatgtcggagatttgatattttaccgggttcccgatattcacggtacactcgtgaaaaggtggtacaggaaaatccccactttatcgctacctcgcagatgcggtgtcccatcactcatgcgctgactgtaacaccacgttcaaactcacttaaatcttgctgtCCTGCctttgtagcaccagtaaccgatctaacaactgcgtcagacgttggcgttgccgaccgcagcgccgtattctgtctgattACATATCTCTAAATTTGAATATGCACGcctcattctgaaggtggcaggggtaaaatacagggagcgaaaggctatttacaatttgtacagaaagcagatggcagttataagagtcgaggggtatgaaagggaagcagtggtgggaagggggtgagacagggttgtagactatcccctatgttattcaatctgtatattgagcaagcaataaaggaaacaaaagaaaagttcggagtaggtattaaaacccatggagaagaaataaaaactttgtggttcgccgatgacattgtaattctgtcagacacagcaaaggacttggaagagcagttgaacggaatggacagtgtcttgagaggagggtataagatgaacatcaacaaaagcaaaatgaggataatggaatgtagtcgaattaagtcgggtgatgctgagggaattacattaggagatgagacacttaaaagtggaaatgagttttgctatttggggagcaaaataactgatgatggtcgaagtagagaagatataaaatgtagactggcaatggcaaggaaagcgtttctgaagagaaaaaattaacatcgagtatagaattaaatgtcaggaagtcgtttctgaaagtatttgtatggagtgtagccatgtatggaagtgaaacgtggacgataaattgtttggacaaaaagaggatagtagctttcgaaatgtggtactacagaagaatgctgaagataagatgggtagatcaaataactaatgagcaggtattgaatagaattggggagaagaggagcttgtggcacaacttgactagaagaagggatcggttggtggatcatgttctgagacatcgagggatcaccagtttagtattggggggcagcgtggagggtaaaaatcgtagagggagaccaagagatgattacactaagcagattcagagggatgtaggttgcagtaggtactgagagatgaagaagcttgtacaggatagagtagcatggagaactgcatcaaactagtctcaggactgaagaccacaacaacaacttgcctGTATGCGTTTCGTTGGTGCTTCGGTGTATTAATCTGGAGTCAATGACCTGAAACTGTTGGCAGGAAGAACTACTTTCACCTTTTATTCTCTATTTTCAGTACGAAAATATTCATCCGAGTAATGTTGGCAGGTTAGCCATTCTTCATCTGCAGCTGGGTCACTGTCATCAACTTCATGTATGCAGATAACACGGCTGTGTTTTCGATACTTCTGTAGTTGTGCGCGTTGTGATGCTGTCATCAGTGTTGCTGCACTGGTACACAATACAAACTGCGCACTTCTCCACGAACCAATGACTATTGTGGGATACAGGGTTTGCGTAAGTCCATTatatttcgggcgtgcagccgcgcaaattaaattttcttccactgatggctctgagcactatgggacttaacttctgaggtcatcagtccttccactgatatttcggccgagTACCGTCCGGCCATCTGCAGAGTAAATCTTCCGACTTACTCTGAAAATGGCAGGACGATACGCGGCCGACATATCAGATGAATAAATTTCATTTgggcggctgcatgcccgaaatataAAGGACTACTCATTACGCCGTGAAAAGTTGAAAATACACATCGGGTCCCAGTTCGTCAGCCCGCCTTACACTTATAGCCACCAGTTTACAATATTATGTATTAGGACATCGATACGAGTGCTATGAAAATTCTTTTCCCCACAGTGCTGAAACCAAGAATATAAGAACATGGATCTCTTCTTGAAAGTGGTCTGTTTATGATGGCTCCTAATATATTAAACACTGAGGCTTTCATTTCTTACACCATGTGGAATCCATAATAATTGTTATTCCGAAAAAGGTATGGATGCACAGAGTAAGCGAGGCGCACATGGCGTTGCCAAATCGTAGCAGATACTACTACGAAAGGTTCCAAGAAGTAAGTTTAGGAATAAGAGTTGGCCTCTTCAGCATGGTCTTACAGCTTTCAGAAACTTTAACATCGTATTGCCAAAGGGTGTAATCAAGGGTTCAAACCGTCATTATAATTATCTGATAGGCTATGGTTGAACCAGATGAATAACTGTTCAGTGACTGTTTTCGTGTTACATTTCAATTATTTGGTCGAGATTTTGTTTCAGATTAAACACTATATTTTGAAagtattaattaaaaaaataacagtCTGCGAACACAGTAGCGGCAGTCGGGCGGCGTTTATTTTGGGTAAACCGTTGTTGCTGAGACGCCGTAGTAGATGTATCAGACTATTTACCAACGTTTCTTTCCCACCTCTAGAAACATTTTCAGAGAGTCACCAGTTTTATCTCTGGAAGTATTACACTCTACTTTACTATTAAGAATGCAGTTTTTGTTAGTCGTAAGTTTCGACTTGTTTGATGCCGCACGCCACGACTTCGTCTCCTGCTCCGTCTCTTCATCTCATGATAGCACTTAACGCCCGACGTCTCAGTTATTTTTCGTGTGTATTCCAACGACTATCTTCATCTAGAATTTTTGCCCTCTGTGTTCGCTCTTGTCGATGAAAGTTATTCCCCGATGCCTCTTCTCCAATTCTGAAtttctcctattttcctatttCTCCTATTTTCCTTCCCTCGACGATTCTGCGAAGATCCTCCTAATTCTCATCTATCGGTCGACTAAGATATTCAAAGTATTTCTATAACAGCATTTCTCCAAGCAGTTTGATGTTTTATGGATTTTTCACTGTTCATAACACCCTTCTTATCAATGATGGATACTTGTACATTCTTAGAAAACATGCATGTTACACCGAGAAGTAGTTTTCTAAGAATGTACAACATTTATCCATCATTGATAAGAAGGGTATTATGAACAGTGAAAAATCCAGAAAAGATCAAACTGCTTGGAGAAATGCATGTTAGGTACTACTTCTTATATCTTCGTTCTTCGTCCGCCTTTTTTTCCTCGAAAGTAACACAATACATGATCccatgatccccaattctgatgcttGTCGATAATCTCTTTTTTACTGTTCCTAACTGTAGTTGTCTTCCTTTGGCTTACGCTCAATCCATTCAGTACATATCCTAAGATCAGTACACTGGTCATTCCCTTCTTCAAGTCTGGTCATCCTTCTTCATTCTTATAAAGGATAGGAATATCATTAGGTAGCTTTACCAGTTATGACATTTCACTTAGCCAactatcttttatttccgtcactgcttattCGATGTGCAGGATGAACTGCAAACCTGCCTAACGCCCTGTCGAGCACTTTGCTCTCGATGTCCCATATCTTCTTGTTTCTTCTGTATATTGCAAATTAACCATCTTTTCCAGAAGGTTTAGTAACTTTTCGCAGAATGTAAAACATTTATATATGTATTAAATAcaatactgggcattaaaattgctacaccgagaagaaatgaagatgataaacgggtatccatttgcaaatatgttatattagaactgacatgtgattacattttcacgcagtttaggtgcatagatcctgagaaatcaatacccagaagacccacctctggtcgtaataacggccttgatacgtatcggcattgagtcaaacagagcttggatggcgtgtacaggtacagctacacgtgcagcttcaacacgatataacagttcatcaagagtagtgactggcgtattatgacgagccagttgctcggccaccattgaccagacgttttcagttggtgagagatctggagaatgtgctggccagggcagcagtcgaacagtttctgtatcgagaaaggcccgtacaggacctgcaacatgcggtcgtgcattatcctgctgaaatgtagggtttcgcagggatcgaatgaagggtagagccacgggtcgtaacacatctgaaatgtaacgtccactgttcaaagtgccgtcaatgcgaacaagaggtgaccgagacctgtaaccacatactatcacgccgggtgatacgccagtaaggcgatgacgaatacatgcttccaatgtgcatttaccgcgatgtcgccaaacacggatgctaccatcatgatgctgtaaacagaacctggattcatccgaaaaaatgacgtttttccattcgtgcacccaggttcgtagttgagtacaccatcgcaggcgctcctgtctgtgaagcagcgtcaagtgtaaccgtagccatggtctccgagctgatagtccatgctgctgcaaacgtcgtcgaactgttcgtgcagatggttgttgtcttgcaaacgttcccatctgttgactcagggatcgagacgtggctgcacgatccgttacagccatacggataagatgcctgtcatctcgactgctagtgatacgcggccgttgggatccagcacgacgttccgtattaccctcctgatcccaccgattccatattctgctaacagtcattggatctcgacgagcagcaatgtcgcgatacaatccGCAATCCGCAAtctcgacaggctacaatccgaactttatcaaagttggaaacgtgatgttacgcatttctcctccttacacgaggaatcacaacaacgtttcaccaggcaatgccggtcagctacgagaaatcggttggaaactttcctcatgtgagcacgttgtaggggtcgccaccggcgccagccttgtgtgaatgctcttaaacgctaatcatttgcatatcactatcttctttctgtcagttaaatttcgcgtctgtagcgcgtcatcttcgtcgtgtagcaattttaatggccagtagtgtaaacattTCACTTATTTCAAACCGCTTGACATTTGGTATTTGTAATTTTAAAGACGAATCTGTGTCTAGAAACTCGCCAGAAAAAATAAAATCCTTGCACTTTGGACATTGTACTTGTGATCACTGCACGTTGACCCTGTGACGCAAGTCTATACGACGACCTCGCTCTTCGCAGAATAAGCGTCACGCTCACGAAACAGTGGGGACAGAACGCCCCATTAAAAGGAGGGCGCTCTGCGCATTCAGCACACAACAACTCGCAAGTGTCGCAGCTTCGCAGACACGGCTCTCAGAGATGGCCCGTTGCTCGTTCGTTTTGCTCGCCGCCGCGCTGGCGCTGGTCGCAGCCCGGAGCCGCCTGCCCTCCCAGCTGGACGACATCGACGCGGACGAGGCGCTGGCAGACCCGGCCAGGCTGGACGCCGCCGTCAGCTGCTTCCTCAGCGACGCCGACCACGACTGCAACATCAGGTCCTGGGTCGCCAAGAGTGAGTCTCTCTCCTTCAATCTCTCCCCAAAGtgtaagtagttaagtcccataaggtttcacacacacaaaGTATAAGCGTGCCTTCTTCGTcagtttctttccatttcactt
The genomic region above belongs to Schistocerca serialis cubense isolate TAMUIC-IGC-003099 chromosome 6, iqSchSeri2.2, whole genome shotgun sequence and contains:
- the LOC126485105 gene encoding ejaculatory bulb-specific protein 3-like isoform X1, producing MARCSFVLLAAALALVAARSRLPSQLDDIDADEALADPARLDAAVSCFLSDADHDCNIRSWVAKSESLSFNLSPKCLIAEMVKTNCGVCSEGQKADITKFLAFISKNKPQEMRQLLARYDPNGEALVKFGDGWRQKGISV